Proteins from one Natrinema salinisoli genomic window:
- a CDS encoding S1C family serine protease has translation MADSDRCTRRRVLRAAGAVTALGIGGAGVGTAQNETDGSSDAGQTGEADGDALDSPYTETYRNTIDSVVLVTVAPTGIGRGGGGLGSGFVIDEQHIVTNNHVVQGASEGGIEIQFNNQEWRTASVVGADAYSDLAVLRVEDMPDIAAGLSLVDSEPAIGQEVLAIGNPLGLNASVSQGIVSGVDRVLPSPAGTSIPATIQTDAPINPGNSGGPLVNLEGEVIGVVFAGADQTIGFAISARLANRVVSALLEDGSYEHPYMGVGVIPVGPDIADAIGLEEAIGVLVGEVVPNAPADGVLRPAQRGQPSSGDVIVAIDGQAVTTQAQLQSYLALQTSPGDTIELEVVRDGERQTVELTLAARQEFEQPQPPIGGEPGQGPPIGP, from the coding sequence ATGGCAGACTCAGATCGATGTACTCGGAGACGCGTACTGCGCGCCGCCGGAGCCGTCACGGCGCTCGGGATCGGCGGGGCCGGAGTCGGCACGGCACAGAACGAAACCGACGGTTCGAGTGACGCCGGTCAGACCGGAGAGGCCGATGGTGACGCCCTCGATAGCCCGTACACGGAGACGTATCGCAACACGATCGACTCCGTCGTACTGGTCACCGTCGCTCCGACGGGTATCGGTCGCGGCGGCGGGGGACTCGGTTCCGGATTCGTCATCGACGAACAGCACATCGTCACTAACAACCACGTCGTTCAGGGTGCCAGCGAGGGCGGTATCGAAATCCAGTTCAACAATCAGGAGTGGCGGACCGCGTCGGTCGTCGGGGCGGACGCATACAGCGACCTCGCCGTCCTGCGGGTCGAGGACATGCCCGACATCGCCGCCGGACTCTCCCTCGTCGACTCCGAACCCGCCATCGGCCAGGAGGTGCTCGCGATCGGTAACCCCCTCGGACTCAACGCCTCGGTCTCGCAGGGAATCGTCAGCGGCGTCGATCGGGTACTGCCCAGTCCCGCCGGGACATCGATCCCGGCCACTATCCAGACGGACGCGCCGATCAATCCGGGGAACAGCGGCGGTCCGTTAGTAAACCTCGAGGGAGAGGTGATCGGCGTCGTCTTCGCAGGTGCCGACCAGACGATCGGATTCGCGATCTCAGCCCGCCTCGCGAACCGGGTCGTCTCCGCGCTACTCGAGGACGGCTCGTACGAACACCCGTATATGGGTGTGGGCGTGATTCCCGTCGGCCCGGATATCGCTGACGCGATCGGCCTCGAAGAAGCGATCGGCGTGCTGGTCGGGGAGGTCGTTCCGAACGCACCGGCGGACGGCGTCCTCCGACCCGCCCAGCGCGGCCAACCGTCGAGCGGTGACGTGATCGTCGCCATCGACGGGCAGGCGGTGACGACTCAGGCACAGCTCCAGTCGTACCTCGCTCTCCAGACCTCGCCCGGCGATACGATCGAACTCGAGGTCGTCCGGGACGGCGAACGGCAAACCGTCGAGTTGACGCTCGCCGCACGGCAGGAATTCGAGCAGCCGCAGCCGCCGATCGGCGGCGAACCGGGCCAGGGACCGCCGATCGGACCGTAA
- a CDS encoding ABC transporter ATP-binding protein yields MARVTVESLRREYDAGSVIAVNDLDLEIEDGEFVTVVGPSGCGKTTTLRMLAGLEKPTSGRIEIGDDDVTDVHAKNRNVAMVFQNYALYPHKTVFENMAFGLRMSTDLTESEREQRVVETAEMMDIEELLEDKPDELSGGQKQRVALGRAIVREPDLFLFDEPLSNLDAKLRTSMRAEIQRLQNELGITAVYVTHDQHEAMTMGDRIVILDGGELQQQGKPTEVYENPVNEFVAGFVGSPSMNFVDVAVEPAGDRLRLTGPDGGFEFELSGAYVGRHEDGLDASQYTLGIRPENVRIADRGAANTITAAIDVVEPVGSDNFLHLDVSSEFIARVDSDVDLEPGDQVTLTFDESDVHLFDPETGRNVLEEEPDARAVTSD; encoded by the coding sequence ATGGCACGAGTAACGGTCGAATCGCTGCGGAGGGAATACGACGCCGGCTCCGTCATCGCCGTCAACGACCTCGACCTCGAGATCGAGGACGGCGAGTTCGTGACCGTCGTCGGGCCGTCAGGCTGCGGCAAAACGACGACGCTGCGGATGCTGGCCGGCCTCGAGAAACCCACGTCCGGACGGATCGAAATCGGTGATGACGACGTCACGGACGTCCACGCGAAGAACCGGAACGTCGCGATGGTGTTCCAGAACTACGCACTCTATCCCCACAAAACGGTCTTCGAGAACATGGCGTTCGGGCTCCGGATGAGCACCGATTTGACCGAGTCCGAACGAGAGCAGCGGGTCGTCGAGACGGCCGAGATGATGGACATCGAGGAGCTGCTCGAGGACAAACCCGACGAGCTCTCCGGTGGCCAGAAACAGCGGGTCGCGCTCGGCCGCGCGATCGTCAGGGAACCCGACCTGTTCCTGTTCGACGAACCGCTCAGCAATCTCGATGCAAAACTCCGGACGAGTATGCGCGCCGAGATCCAGCGCCTCCAGAACGAGCTCGGGATCACCGCCGTCTACGTCACGCACGACCAACACGAGGCGATGACGATGGGCGACCGAATCGTCATCCTCGACGGCGGCGAACTCCAGCAACAGGGGAAGCCGACCGAAGTCTACGAGAACCCGGTTAACGAATTCGTCGCCGGCTTCGTCGGTTCGCCGTCGATGAATTTCGTCGACGTCGCCGTCGAACCGGCGGGTGATCGACTTCGCCTGACCGGTCCCGACGGCGGGTTCGAGTTCGAGCTTTCGGGGGCGTACGTCGGACGCCACGAAGATGGGCTCGACGCGAGTCAGTACACGCTCGGCATCCGTCCGGAGAACGTACGGATCGCAGACAGGGGGGCGGCCAATACGATCACGGCGGCTATCGACGTGGTCGAGCCCGTCGGCTCCGACAACTTCCTCCACCTGGACGTGAGCAGCGAATTCATCGCCCGCGTCGACTCGGACGTCGACCTCGAGCCGGGCGATCAGGTGACGCTCACGTTCGACGAGTCCGACGTCCACCTGTTCGATCCGGAAACGGGCCGGAACGTCCTCGAGGAGGAGCCCGATGCACGGGCAGTCACGTCTGACTGA
- a CDS encoding HD domain-containing protein, whose translation MEVWIGADSSGHDLDHARRVFTMGVRLADRKVADVDIVGAAALTHDIHRSMGADGEYVHPNESLSAVKSVLEATSFPDEKLPSVVHCVEVHEEYEFEGDENPAETMEARIVQDADNLDAMGAVGIARNFAFTGVVGNRLWAPDAEENSGLGHFTDKLLHLKAEMNTDEAREIAEERHQFLEEFSDRFKREWQGKL comes from the coding sequence ATGGAAGTGTGGATAGGCGCAGACTCGTCCGGTCACGACCTCGATCACGCCAGACGCGTGTTCACTATGGGCGTTCGGTTGGCCGATCGGAAGGTCGCCGATGTCGATATCGTCGGAGCCGCAGCCCTCACTCACGATATCCACCGGTCTATGGGTGCAGACGGCGAGTACGTTCATCCCAACGAGTCACTATCAGCGGTGAAGTCCGTACTCGAGGCGACGTCGTTCCCGGACGAGAAGCTTCCGTCGGTAGTCCACTGTGTCGAGGTTCACGAAGAGTACGAATTCGAGGGCGACGAGAATCCGGCCGAAACGATGGAGGCCCGCATCGTACAGGACGCGGACAACCTAGATGCGATGGGAGCGGTCGGTATCGCGAGGAACTTTGCGTTTACCGGCGTGGTCGGTAACCGGCTCTGGGCTCCGGATGCCGAGGAGAACTCCGGACTCGGTCACTTTACCGATAAACTACTGCATCTCAAAGCGGAGATGAACACCGACGAAGCGAGGGAGATCGCCGAGGAACGCCACCAGTTCCTGGAGGAGTTCAGCGATCGCTTCAAAAGGGAATGGCAAGGGAAACTATGA
- a CDS encoding carbohydrate ABC transporter permease gives MSTSSFLSRVSKRGQQPLSGTLDDLFGLLLVFPGAVLFGSFMLFPITFLIYLSLTDATHAGTVIGGGSNVVGLENYRALYTDIQFWNSLAITWLFVVVSLVIKIALSIGLAMVLTHARVVGKRFMRAIVIVPMGFPTIFTITVWKGLFSSARFGPLNQLLDYYNGVVTGLVSAVDAVVVFATINAPELLLADVPVSWLSGGRWSAFFAYVTTEVWLAYPFMVIIIVSALQDVPGELHDAAKVDGAGFLHRFRHVTLPSIKRPVMFGAILTAATSFQQFLVPWIFNQGGPSRQNELLLVYGYREATALNEYAFGSAIMVTAIAFIGMFMWLAVRKGDLAEGVNS, from the coding sequence ATGTCAACATCGTCATTCCTCAGCCGTGTGTCAAAGCGGGGTCAGCAACCGCTTTCAGGTACCCTGGACGATCTGTTCGGGCTCCTCCTCGTATTTCCCGGTGCCGTCCTCTTTGGCTCGTTTATGCTGTTCCCGATCACGTTCCTGATTTACCTGTCGCTGACCGACGCGACCCACGCGGGGACGGTCATCGGTGGCGGGTCGAACGTAGTCGGCCTCGAGAACTACAGGGCGCTCTACACGGACATCCAGTTCTGGAATTCGTTAGCCATCACCTGGCTGTTCGTCGTGGTGAGTCTGGTGATCAAGATCGCGCTCTCGATCGGACTCGCGATGGTGCTCACGCACGCCCGCGTCGTGGGCAAGCGGTTCATGCGGGCCATCGTCATCGTTCCGATGGGATTCCCGACGATCTTTACGATCACGGTCTGGAAGGGGCTGTTCAGTAGCGCCCGGTTCGGTCCGCTGAACCAGTTACTCGACTACTACAACGGTGTCGTCACTGGCCTCGTAAGCGCAGTGGATGCGGTCGTCGTCTTCGCGACGATCAACGCCCCCGAACTACTGCTTGCCGACGTCCCTGTTTCGTGGCTCAGCGGTGGCCGATGGAGCGCCTTCTTCGCGTACGTCACGACGGAAGTGTGGCTGGCGTATCCGTTCATGGTCATCATCATCGTGAGCGCGCTGCAGGACGTTCCGGGCGAACTCCACGACGCGGCGAAGGTCGACGGCGCGGGGTTTCTCCATCGGTTCCGTCACGTCACGCTCCCATCGATCAAACGACCGGTCATGTTCGGCGCGATCCTGACGGCGGCGACGTCGTTTCAGCAGTTCCTCGTCCCGTGGATCTTCAATCAGGGCGGTCCCTCGCGGCAGAACGAACTCCTCCTCGTCTACGGCTACCGTGAGGCGACCGCTCTCAACGAGTACGCGTTCGGCTCCGCGATCATGGTGACTGCCATCGCGTTCATCGGCATGTTCATGTGGCTCGCAGTGCGGAAAGGCGACCTCGCCGAGGGGGTGAACTCGTAA
- a CDS encoding alpha-amylase family glycosyl hydrolase: MAERLDHLERLGIDVLWLTPFLEAESGFGTPMEFGGPHGYNTRDYFRVDSDLGTIADFEALVDACHDRDLKVVFDLVINHTADTHPFYEAAVDEAHPDHERYRDWYRWVDFDERDADTYFGWDGIPNLNYGNPEVREYLLEVVDFWADKVDGFRADVAWGVPLSFWTEVSDRLAGTDSDFFLLDETLPSDTEMGGGRFHMHHDDVLHDTLEQLGESITDHGTGESDEKGTKDEDNAVADEFTDSAAGLDTTTADAILEAIEDRQRRGAHPDSEWLLYVENHDTDRYLTEYGRDAQLAAGASTFTLPGSPMLYYGQETGVTGRRDPMNWDAFDEGLLEHYERLIDLRKSHPALQAGADLERIGYDSDTDAAVAFARTDSESGRRVVVVLHFGTGSATVEVDEPVGETDLLTGANVGGGIDRDRTLSVETVVVLECEESN; encoded by the coding sequence ATCGCGGAGCGACTCGACCATCTCGAGCGCCTCGGGATCGACGTCCTCTGGTTGACGCCGTTTCTCGAGGCCGAGAGCGGGTTCGGGACGCCGATGGAGTTCGGTGGCCCCCACGGCTACAACACGCGGGACTACTTCCGGGTCGATTCCGACCTCGGCACGATAGCCGACTTCGAGGCGCTGGTCGACGCCTGTCACGACCGGGATCTCAAGGTCGTCTTCGATCTCGTGATCAACCACACGGCCGACACGCATCCGTTCTACGAGGCCGCCGTCGACGAGGCCCACCCAGATCACGAGCGCTACCGCGACTGGTATCGCTGGGTCGATTTCGACGAGCGGGACGCGGACACCTACTTCGGCTGGGACGGCATCCCCAACCTGAACTACGGTAACCCGGAAGTCCGGGAGTACCTGCTCGAGGTCGTGGACTTCTGGGCCGACAAAGTCGACGGCTTTCGGGCCGACGTCGCGTGGGGCGTCCCCCTGAGCTTCTGGACCGAAGTGTCCGATCGACTGGCGGGCACGGACAGCGACTTTTTCCTGCTGGACGAGACGCTCCCCTCCGATACCGAGATGGGGGGCGGCCGGTTCCACATGCACCACGACGACGTCCTCCACGACACGCTCGAGCAGTTGGGCGAGTCGATCACGGACCACGGAACCGGCGAGTCCGACGAGAAGGGGACGAAAGACGAAGACAACGCGGTCGCGGACGAGTTCACCGATTCCGCGGCCGGGCTGGACACGACGACCGCCGACGCGATCCTCGAGGCGATCGAGGACCGGCAGCGCCGCGGTGCCCACCCCGACTCGGAGTGGTTGCTGTACGTGGAGAACCACGACACCGACCGATATCTCACCGAGTACGGGCGGGACGCGCAACTGGCAGCCGGCGCGTCGACGTTCACGCTCCCCGGCTCGCCGATGCTCTACTACGGGCAGGAAACCGGCGTGACGGGACGGCGCGACCCGATGAACTGGGACGCGTTCGACGAGGGCCTGCTCGAGCACTACGAGCGATTGATCGACCTTCGGAAATCGCATCCGGCGTTACAAGCCGGCGCGGACCTCGAGCGCATCGGGTACGACTCGGACACCGACGCCGCCGTCGCCTTCGCTCGGACGGACTCCGAAAGCGGTCGCCGCGTCGTCGTGGTACTCCACTTCGGAACGGGGTCTGCAACGGTCGAGGTCGACGAACCGGTCGGTGAAACCGATCTCCTAACCGGGGCGAACGTCGGTGGCGGTATCGATAGAGATCGGACACTCTCGGTCGAAACCGTAGTCGTCCTCGAGTGCGAGGAGAGCAATTGA
- a CDS encoding glycoside hydrolase family 15 protein, translated as MELHGALNDFKRSQGDPQRFPGERRSTTGLFSGLDERLVHVSRDGSVRDYSYPLSGLTGIERSRFGLERDGDVHWFDSDGTDQRYVGPTAVVETTHTVGESTCVQYDLTIGRLHLTHFALEEGAGAEDVSLHACLGFAPEGRAGRIGQLWHGNAVEIHHDTEHDFLAASAELSVTGQVPERFAELLATEPADFPRSPTDDRYEEARLSPIVLGEVELTESSPDATIVTLLSDGGDRADALERVRTAAAEYADREAILEAGREQARDKLPDPDHDIEGGVADLRALALLRAPTGARMAGPEFDPFYRYSGGYGYTWFRDDAEISRFLLDADRRLGLGLEDWHAKSARFYAETQLSDGTWPHRVWPSNGDLAPGWAHGRVEEGDSEEYQADQTASVAAYLAASLRHVDPTDERVRETLAAALDGLNDSLAADGLPVRVQNAWENMTGRFAHTAATFLEAYAAIARAPVDDALAARALENARSVYESLDDLWLPERGIYAMRTADGDVDDRIDGSTLALVSAHREYDALEDVDDERLDRVVSHVETTLDELYRNPEGPVEGLARFEGDPWRVRDQGAAKIWTVTTAWGANAAITLSELLAAHGRHEEAQAFEERGRTLLALVSPGGALRRSGGYLPEQVFDDGTADSATPLGWPHAIRLATASALDSADSSPLADTETPPQSHE; from the coding sequence ATGGAACTACACGGTGCCCTCAACGACTTCAAGCGCTCGCAGGGGGATCCACAGCGATTTCCCGGCGAGCGACGGTCGACGACGGGACTCTTTTCCGGCCTCGACGAGCGGCTCGTCCACGTTTCGCGCGACGGCTCGGTCAGGGACTACTCCTATCCCCTCTCCGGTCTGACCGGCATCGAACGCTCCCGGTTCGGACTCGAGCGGGACGGTGACGTTCACTGGTTCGATAGCGACGGGACTGACCAGCGCTACGTCGGACCGACGGCGGTCGTCGAGACGACCCACACCGTCGGCGAGTCGACCTGCGTCCAGTACGATCTCACGATCGGGCGACTCCACCTGACTCACTTCGCGCTCGAGGAGGGAGCGGGGGCCGAGGACGTCAGCCTGCACGCCTGCCTCGGATTCGCTCCGGAGGGGCGGGCAGGCCGGATTGGACAGCTCTGGCACGGCAATGCCGTCGAGATTCACCACGACACCGAACACGACTTCCTCGCTGCCTCCGCCGAACTCTCCGTGACCGGGCAGGTCCCCGAGCGATTCGCGGAGTTACTCGCGACGGAGCCGGCCGACTTTCCGCGGTCACCGACCGACGACCGCTACGAGGAGGCCCGCCTCAGTCCGATCGTACTGGGCGAAGTCGAACTGACGGAATCGTCCCCAGATGCAACTATCGTGACGCTACTCTCCGACGGCGGCGACCGGGCCGACGCGCTCGAGCGGGTGCGAACCGCTGCGGCCGAGTACGCCGATCGGGAGGCGATACTCGAGGCGGGCCGCGAGCAGGCCCGGGACAAGCTTCCCGACCCAGATCACGATATCGAGGGGGGAGTTGCTGATCTCCGTGCGCTCGCGCTGTTGCGCGCGCCGACGGGAGCCCGGATGGCGGGCCCCGAGTTCGATCCGTTCTATCGGTACTCCGGCGGCTACGGCTACACCTGGTTCCGCGACGACGCCGAAATCTCCCGATTCCTGCTCGACGCGGATCGGCGGCTCGGACTCGGGCTCGAGGACTGGCACGCGAAGAGTGCCCGGTTTTATGCCGAAACGCAGTTGTCGGACGGGACCTGGCCCCACCGAGTGTGGCCGTCTAACGGCGACCTCGCTCCCGGGTGGGCTCACGGCCGAGTCGAGGAAGGAGACTCCGAGGAGTATCAGGCCGACCAGACCGCGAGCGTCGCGGCCTATCTGGCCGCGTCTCTCCGTCACGTCGATCCGACCGACGAGCGGGTGCGGGAAACGCTCGCGGCCGCCCTCGACGGACTGAACGACTCCCTCGCGGCCGACGGCCTGCCCGTACGGGTCCAGAACGCCTGGGAGAACATGACCGGCCGATTCGCACACACCGCGGCGACGTTCCTCGAGGCGTACGCCGCGATCGCTCGAGCACCGGTCGACGACGCGCTCGCAGCGCGGGCGCTCGAGAACGCCCGATCAGTCTACGAGAGCCTGGACGACCTCTGGCTCCCCGAACGCGGAATCTACGCCATGCGGACGGCAGACGGCGACGTGGACGACCGAATCGACGGGAGCACGCTCGCGCTGGTTTCGGCGCACCGCGAGTACGATGCGCTCGAGGACGTCGACGACGAGCGGCTCGACCGGGTGGTCTCTCACGTCGAGACGACGCTCGACGAACTCTATCGGAACCCGGAGGGACCGGTCGAGGGACTCGCTCGGTTCGAGGGTGATCCCTGGCGAGTCCGCGACCAGGGCGCGGCAAAGATCTGGACGGTAACGACGGCCTGGGGAGCCAATGCCGCCATCACGCTGAGTGAGCTACTGGCTGCACACGGTCGGCACGAGGAGGCGCAGGCGTTCGAAGAGCGCGGTCGGACGCTGCTGGCACTCGTCAGTCCCGGCGGAGCGCTCCGTCGGTCGGGTGGATATCTCCCCGAGCAAGTGTTCGACGACGGCACGGCCGACAGCGCGACGCCCCTCGGGTGGCCCCATGCGATCCGACTCGCAACGGCGAGCGCGCTGGACTCGGCGGACTCGTCACCGCTCGCGGACACTGAAACTCCTCCGCAATCTCACGAGTAA
- a CDS encoding protein translocase SEC61 complex subunit gamma, with protein MDVPYDLTSYIRVLKMATTPTTEEFLQVSKIAGAGVLLVGLIGFLIGAIMLFLTSGGGI; from the coding sequence ATGGACGTTCCGTACGACCTCACCTCGTACATCCGGGTGTTGAAAATGGCGACGACACCCACTACTGAGGAGTTCCTCCAGGTGTCGAAAATTGCCGGTGCAGGGGTCCTTCTGGTTGGTCTGATTGGATTCCTGATCGGCGCGATTATGCTGTTCCTGACGAGCGGTGGTGGCATCTAA
- a CDS encoding TrmB family transcriptional regulator has protein sequence MDDDELAGLLKRFGLSEKETDTYLAILEHGESKASTIADAADVSKRYVYSISEELEERGFAEVDDHSVPTLIRPVEPETVIERLTDSVEEIEPELQSRYTTTERSGEQFEVIKSRQTVLKRIETLLSNAETEVTLSLPAEILPRIRSTLEETVDRGVLVLLLLGATEGDQDIASLAGTASTVRTWDALVPTMLTVDGRHGLLAPSQILTTSTSDTRAISLSQDQLVPVLAGSFLANYWPTAEERYVTTPRDLPCSYEGFRNAVFQIALHRATDTRIEASITGSAVGERDLPSSLSGEVVDVRQSLVRPVTSTLPIENAFELEVDGERYTIGGTGAFLEDYEAESVTIRELEE, from the coding sequence ATGGACGACGACGAGCTTGCCGGGTTGCTCAAGCGATTCGGACTGTCGGAGAAAGAAACCGACACCTACCTCGCGATCCTCGAACACGGGGAATCGAAAGCCAGCACGATCGCCGACGCCGCCGACGTATCCAAACGGTACGTCTACAGCATCAGCGAGGAACTGGAAGAACGCGGGTTCGCGGAAGTCGACGATCACTCGGTACCGACGCTGATTCGACCGGTCGAGCCCGAGACCGTGATCGAGCGACTCACGGACAGCGTCGAGGAGATCGAACCGGAGCTGCAATCGCGGTACACGACGACCGAGCGCTCGGGCGAGCAGTTCGAGGTGATAAAGTCCCGTCAGACTGTACTCAAGCGAATCGAGACGCTGCTCTCGAACGCCGAAACGGAAGTGACCCTCTCCCTGCCGGCGGAGATCCTCCCGCGAATACGATCGACGCTCGAGGAGACGGTCGATCGGGGCGTCCTCGTCCTCCTCCTGCTCGGCGCAACCGAGGGCGATCAGGACATCGCATCGCTGGCCGGAACGGCCAGCACGGTCCGCACGTGGGACGCGCTCGTGCCGACGATGCTGACGGTCGACGGGCGGCACGGACTGCTCGCCCCGAGTCAGATACTGACGACGTCCACGAGCGATACGCGGGCGATTTCACTCTCCCAGGATCAGTTAGTGCCCGTTCTCGCCGGGTCCTTCCTGGCGAACTACTGGCCGACCGCTGAAGAGCGATACGTTACCACGCCTCGCGACCTCCCCTGTTCCTACGAGGGATTCCGAAACGCGGTCTTCCAGATCGCTCTCCATCGGGCGACGGATACGCGGATCGAAGCGTCGATTACTGGCTCCGCGGTCGGCGAACGCGACCTCCCGTCCTCGCTCTCCGGCGAGGTCGTCGACGTCCGCCAGAGTCTCGTCCGACCGGTCACGTCGACGCTACCGATCGAGAACGCGTTCGAACTCGAGGTCGACGGCGAGCGCTACACCATCGGCGGCACCGGCGCGTTCCTCGAGGACTACGAGGCGGAGTCGGTCACGATTCGGGAACTCGAGGAGTGA
- a CDS encoding extracellular solute-binding protein — translation MTLHRRNVLAGIGGVASLTTAGCLGGALGGSSQETTLWNQFTGSEQDSLETHLETFNEGRDDPMVSENLSDVKKQLKTAIPAGNGPHTFPWAHDRIGKYQSQDFLYDGSGDLELDLEATFTENAASAVQWEDGVYGLPYASETVSLMYNPDLVDEPPETLSEMVSIMEDHHDPENSTWGLSCPPKTAYFVSAFLHAFGGRIYNEESRELGIETDEFLEGVELLQDSIWPYVADDTTYNGQMPPFADGNAPFAINGPWQLGSFRDSGVDATVAPLPDVDGGSPTPYTGVQTWYFTAQLDGADEASLDTTLEWAEWYTTNEDVITGNARNHGLIPVHSDYVDSDELGDDVPMFAETVDMGTPMPADQRMDTVWTPFENALERVFNDQAEPDVAMKSAADEIRSRWE, via the coding sequence ATGACACTGCATCGCAGGAACGTACTGGCGGGGATCGGCGGGGTTGCATCACTGACAACAGCGGGATGTCTCGGCGGAGCGCTCGGCGGAAGCTCCCAGGAGACGACGCTCTGGAACCAGTTCACGGGGAGCGAGCAGGACAGCCTCGAGACGCACCTCGAAACGTTCAACGAGGGACGGGACGATCCGATGGTCTCCGAGAACCTCTCGGACGTCAAAAAGCAACTCAAAACGGCGATCCCGGCAGGAAACGGGCCCCACACCTTCCCGTGGGCCCACGACCGCATCGGCAAGTATCAGAGTCAAGACTTCCTCTACGACGGGAGCGGCGATCTCGAGCTCGACCTCGAAGCGACGTTCACCGAAAACGCCGCCTCCGCAGTTCAGTGGGAGGACGGCGTGTACGGACTCCCCTACGCGTCCGAAACGGTGTCGCTCATGTACAACCCCGATCTGGTGGACGAACCACCGGAGACCCTCTCGGAGATGGTCTCCATCATGGAAGACCACCACGATCCCGAGAACAGCACGTGGGGGCTCTCGTGTCCACCGAAGACGGCGTACTTCGTCAGCGCGTTCTTGCACGCCTTTGGCGGGCGGATCTACAACGAGGAGAGCCGCGAACTCGGTATCGAAACCGACGAGTTCCTCGAGGGAGTCGAACTCCTCCAGGATTCCATCTGGCCGTACGTCGCGGACGATACCACGTACAACGGACAGATGCCGCCGTTCGCCGACGGCAACGCACCATTCGCGATCAACGGCCCGTGGCAACTCGGTAGCTTCCGCGACAGCGGCGTCGACGCGACCGTCGCACCGCTTCCCGACGTCGACGGTGGTAGCCCAACGCCGTACACGGGCGTACAGACGTGGTACTTCACGGCACAGCTTGACGGGGCGGACGAGGCGTCGCTCGACACGACGCTGGAGTGGGCCGAGTGGTACACGACCAACGAAGACGTGATCACCGGTAACGCACGGAATCACGGTTTGATCCCCGTTCACTCGGATTACGTCGACTCCGACGAGCTCGGCGACGACGTCCCGATGTTCGCTGAAACCGTCGATATGGGGACTCCGATGCCAGCCGATCAGCGTATGGATACTGTGTGGACGCCGTTCGAAAACGCCCTCGAGCGAGTATTCAACGATCAGGCGGAGCCCGACGTGGCGATGAAATCGGCTGCCGACGAGATCCGCAGCCGCTGGGAGTAA
- a CDS encoding sugar ABC transporter permease, which produces MTPSESETQADDRLRNRLRNPWDTAKTVAGTGGAIGILLVLMFPVYWVLSASLSQGSGLMSTEGIFADPSTYNLEAYRWVLFESAFRDALVNSLVVVTVTVLVSMSVVIPGAYALSRRKFIGREKILYGYVLFTQVGAGLSIATLIALYALFVNLGLSNNLLVLGLFYAAGAIPFNTWLLKTFMDNIPVSYEEAAIVDGAGRWDVIREVILPLSKPGIAVVLVFTFLAGWNEFIIAQTLLRPNNYTLAVELFSLAQSGRFETPWTQFSAFAILFASPVAIIYFFAQNYVESGLSFGGMEG; this is translated from the coding sequence ATGACGCCATCCGAATCTGAGACGCAGGCCGACGACCGGCTCAGGAATCGACTCCGGAATCCGTGGGACACCGCCAAGACGGTCGCCGGGACCGGCGGTGCCATCGGCATTCTGCTGGTCCTCATGTTCCCCGTCTACTGGGTCCTCAGCGCATCGCTTTCCCAGGGTTCGGGCCTAATGAGCACCGAAGGGATATTCGCCGATCCGTCCACCTACAACCTCGAGGCTTACCGGTGGGTGCTCTTCGAGTCGGCGTTCCGAGACGCACTCGTCAACAGCCTGGTCGTGGTGACCGTCACCGTCCTCGTCTCGATGTCGGTCGTCATTCCGGGCGCGTACGCGCTCTCGCGGCGGAAATTCATCGGTCGCGAGAAGATCCTCTACGGCTACGTCCTGTTTACGCAGGTCGGCGCCGGCCTCTCGATCGCGACGCTGATCGCGCTGTACGCGCTGTTCGTCAATCTCGGACTGAGTAACAACCTTCTCGTGCTGGGGCTGTTCTACGCGGCCGGAGCGATCCCGTTCAACACGTGGTTGCTCAAGACCTTCATGGACAACATTCCGGTCTCCTACGAGGAGGCCGCGATCGTCGACGGTGCCGGCCGATGGGACGTCATCCGCGAGGTGATCCTGCCGCTGTCGAAACCCGGCATCGCCGTCGTGCTGGTCTTTACGTTCCTGGCGGGGTGGAACGAGTTCATCATCGCACAGACGTTGCTCCGACCGAACAACTACACGCTCGCGGTCGAACTGTTTTCGCTCGCCCAGTCCGGCCGGTTCGAGACGCCGTGGACCCAGTTCTCGGCGTTCGCGATCCTGTTCGCATCCCCGGTCGCGATCATCTACTTCTTCGCTCAGAATTACGTCGAGAGCGGCCTCTCCTTCGGCGGGATGGAAGGCTGA